The Nitrospira sp. KM1 genome includes a window with the following:
- a CDS encoding sirohydrochlorin chelatase: MLARIMVSMVAVFLLCSVQLTLADQPRIGFLVVAPDRGYLGNQEVTRLVDDFRKSYPAALAFVGRDAAGGLDEYGVYLTRAIDALRKFHVAEIVAIPLFLSDADPLLRRVVPDLGRYTGDLPVQWASTMAHDHLIRQIVLDRVETLSQHPESERLILVGVGATDEQSESNLKGDIDRLLRYIERYKPFRETEAVVYYDRAAEHAEQKNQAAKARLLNQAPKDGRTLLVPAFIGSKYDHTMSLTAWFTRQFKQTQIVYQPDELLPHPNVLLWLRKTANRYTPVTASDIGVIVMPHGASQPYNDAVENVIRPLTASYPVEMAYGMGDPLIIQSAVSRLEERGIRRIIFVRMYALDHQVKPVTDYVIGLIDQPPAMRHDGDHGTHAPAPIQIRTSALFSSVGGYEHDPAMASIHHKRILELSRQPANESVFLVAHGESTDEGNTKWLDLMDQHIARLRQDPHCAQLKSIKALTVREDWPEKRDKAVAEARTAIEEAGKQGRVIVIANRLYGAGPYRRMFEGLAYEMNDKGLLDPLLTEWLEREVARISADILKSASGRSPNTK, translated from the coding sequence ATGCTGGCGCGAATTATGGTGAGCATGGTGGCGGTTTTTCTCCTTTGCAGTGTTCAGCTTACATTGGCGGACCAGCCGAGAATTGGATTTCTCGTAGTCGCACCCGATCGAGGCTATCTGGGGAATCAGGAAGTAACGCGTCTTGTCGACGATTTCAGGAAGTCGTATCCTGCCGCACTCGCTTTCGTCGGACGAGACGCTGCAGGGGGGCTAGATGAATATGGTGTCTATCTGACGCGCGCGATCGATGCGCTTCGAAAGTTCCATGTGGCAGAGATTGTGGCCATCCCTCTATTCCTATCGGATGCTGATCCGCTACTCCGACGTGTTGTTCCGGACCTCGGCCGATACACGGGAGACCTTCCTGTGCAATGGGCCAGTACGATGGCCCATGACCACCTGATCCGGCAGATCGTGCTGGACCGGGTCGAGACACTCAGTCAACACCCCGAATCCGAACGCTTGATACTCGTGGGCGTTGGTGCGACCGACGAGCAGAGCGAGTCAAACCTAAAAGGAGATATCGATCGATTGCTCCGCTATATCGAACGATACAAGCCCTTCCGAGAAACCGAGGCCGTGGTGTACTACGATCGCGCCGCTGAGCATGCCGAACAAAAGAATCAGGCTGCCAAGGCCCGTTTGCTGAACCAGGCCCCCAAGGACGGACGTACGCTACTCGTCCCCGCGTTCATCGGTTCGAAATACGACCACACCATGTCGCTCACGGCTTGGTTCACCAGGCAATTCAAACAGACGCAAATTGTCTATCAGCCGGATGAGCTTCTGCCCCACCCGAACGTGCTTCTCTGGCTCCGGAAGACCGCGAATCGGTATACACCGGTCACTGCATCCGATATCGGGGTGATCGTCATGCCTCATGGAGCGAGCCAACCATATAACGATGCCGTCGAGAACGTCATTCGTCCTTTGACGGCATCCTATCCGGTCGAAATGGCTTATGGCATGGGCGATCCACTGATTATCCAAAGTGCGGTTTCCCGGCTGGAGGAACGTGGGATCCGACGCATCATCTTTGTTCGGATGTACGCGCTAGATCATCAGGTCAAACCGGTCACGGACTATGTCATCGGATTGATCGATCAACCTCCCGCCATGAGACATGACGGCGATCACGGCACCCATGCTCCCGCACCGATCCAGATTCGTACTAGTGCGTTGTTCTCATCAGTTGGCGGATATGAGCATGACCCGGCCATGGCAAGCATCCACCACAAACGCATCTTGGAGTTGAGTCGACAACCCGCGAACGAATCCGTCTTCTTGGTGGCACATGGAGAATCGACGGACGAGGGAAATACCAAGTGGCTAGACCTGATGGACCAGCACATTGCCCGACTCCGTCAGGATCCTCACTGCGCACAGCTCAAATCCATCAAGGCACTGACTGTGCGTGAAGATTGGCCCGAGAAGCGCGACAAGGCCGTTGCCGAAGCACGGACCGCCATCGAGGAAGCTGGGAAACAAGGAAGGGTCATCGTCATTGCCAACCGCTTGTATGGGGCGGGACCGTACAGGCGCATGTTCGAGGGACTAGCGTACGAGATGAACGACAAGGGGCTCCTTGACCCTCTGTTGACTGAATGGTTGGAGCGGGAGGTAGCGCGTATCAGTGCAGACA
- a CDS encoding helix-turn-helix transcriptional regulator, with the protein MPLKHKRSPMFASPRLFNLAKDLRRQAPQWGDRLLRAQSERELLEVVKDLCNLRYAVSSNRIATTNHRTLTAEIRLFVADNLHKGLTLKAMAYFLGYSEKYCSELFRATMGRPFSEYLTLCRLEKARTLLATTQNGLEEIAEAIGYSDQFAFSRFFKRLTGQSPGMYRRIHYAQTPGQL; encoded by the coding sequence ATGCCCCTGAAGCACAAACGCTCGCCGATGTTTGCATCACCCCGCTTATTCAACCTTGCCAAGGACCTACGTAGGCAGGCTCCGCAATGGGGGGACCGCTTGCTGCGTGCTCAATCCGAGCGGGAACTCTTGGAAGTCGTTAAGGACCTGTGTAATTTACGCTATGCAGTCTCTTCCAACCGAATCGCCACCACGAATCATCGGACTCTTACTGCTGAAATCCGCTTGTTCGTGGCTGATAATCTCCACAAAGGACTGACGTTGAAAGCGATGGCGTACTTTCTCGGGTACTCGGAGAAATATTGCTCGGAATTGTTTCGCGCCACGATGGGGCGACCGTTCTCCGAATATCTCACCCTTTGTAGGCTGGAAAAGGCGCGCACGCTGTTGGCCACAACACAGAACGGCCTGGAGGAAATTGCCGAAGCCATCGGATATAGCGATCAGTTCGCCTTCAGCAGGTTTTTTAAGCGGCTGACCGGTCAATCTCCCGGCATGTACCGGCGCATTCATTATGCTCAAACACCCGGCCAACTTTGA
- a CDS encoding Fur family transcriptional regulator — MSSLKYAKEMDVLKEHLTKNQLKFTRQRELILSAFLRQEHVSAEALYHHLAKADPHLGLATIYRTLNLFCDAGLAQARHFGSQTQYDNISHKGHHDHLICTNCGKIVEFENCEIEKLQEEVATRNGFTIQTHRLELYGLCSRCRS; from the coding sequence ATGTCATCGCTGAAGTACGCAAAAGAAATGGATGTTCTCAAGGAACATCTGACCAAGAACCAATTGAAGTTCACCCGGCAACGGGAGTTGATTCTCAGCGCCTTTCTGCGGCAGGAACATGTCAGCGCTGAAGCGCTCTATCATCATTTGGCCAAAGCGGATCCTCATTTAGGACTTGCCACCATTTATCGCACCCTCAATTTGTTTTGCGATGCCGGCCTGGCGCAAGCGCGCCATTTTGGGTCACAAACTCAGTATGACAATATTTCGCACAAGGGACACCATGACCATTTGATCTGCACCAACTGCGGTAAGATTGTCGAGTTCGAGAACTGCGAAATTGAAAAGCTCCAAGAGGAAGTTGCCACTCGGAACGGCTTCACAATACAAACTCACCGGTTGGAACTCTACGGGCTCTGCTCCCGCTGCCGCAGCTGA
- a CDS encoding carboxypeptidase M32, with product MKTLKVLESLTTQLLDIQRINSAASVLSWDQETYMPAGGGMARAEQIATLQGLAHQKLISPEMERLLRESVDLETGIPLDRDGELWDESSQSLLREVWRDFTRAQKLPSSFVIRLSRESSLAQQVWTEAKEENAFSKFLPNLKTILELKREETQYLGFEDSPYDALLDVYEPGSTIAGLRPLFGSLKERLVPLLRRVQNSSVRIDDGILFHAYDTARQLEFGRLILIAMGYDFERGRLDLSAHPFTTSFHPTDVRVTTRVHEHDLPSCLFSCIHEGGHGLYDQGLDPRYYGTPLGDSVSLGIHESQSRMWENCVGRSRAFWRFFYPILQQTFHHQLRAVDLESFYAAINRVKPSYIRVEADELTYNLHIMLRVEIEQELIEGRAKPEELPALWNQKMESYLGITPPTDAEGVLQDVHWSFGAFGYFPTYTLGNLYAVQFYDQARQEIPHLEEEIAAGQLMILRRWLEQKIHRWGRMYTPERLAQRVTGTSISPEPFLHYLERKYGELYQLRD from the coding sequence GTGAAGACCCTCAAAGTGCTCGAATCCCTGACCACTCAGCTTCTCGATATCCAACGCATCAACAGCGCGGCCTCCGTCCTGTCCTGGGACCAGGAAACGTATATGCCCGCCGGCGGAGGGATGGCGCGGGCCGAGCAGATCGCTACCCTGCAGGGCCTTGCCCATCAGAAATTGATTTCTCCCGAAATGGAACGGCTTCTGAGAGAGTCGGTCGATCTTGAGACAGGTATCCCGTTAGATCGCGATGGAGAATTGTGGGATGAATCTTCACAATCTCTGCTTCGCGAAGTGTGGAGAGACTTCACGCGGGCTCAAAAACTGCCGTCTTCATTCGTCATCCGCCTGAGCCGGGAATCCTCTCTCGCCCAACAGGTCTGGACTGAAGCCAAGGAAGAGAATGCCTTTTCCAAGTTTCTCCCCAATCTGAAAACCATTCTGGAACTCAAGCGCGAAGAAACCCAGTATCTGGGATTTGAAGACTCGCCTTATGACGCGCTGCTCGACGTGTACGAACCCGGATCGACTATCGCCGGGCTGCGCCCACTCTTCGGTTCGCTCAAGGAGCGGCTCGTCCCCCTTCTTCGACGCGTCCAAAACAGCTCCGTTCGCATCGATGACGGCATTCTGTTCCATGCGTATGACACCGCGCGGCAACTGGAGTTTGGCCGGCTCATCCTCATCGCCATGGGATATGATTTCGAGCGTGGACGCCTGGATTTGTCCGCTCATCCGTTCACCACCTCATTTCATCCGACCGATGTCCGAGTCACGACACGCGTTCATGAGCACGATTTACCTTCCTGTCTGTTCAGTTGCATCCATGAGGGAGGGCATGGCCTATACGATCAAGGCCTCGATCCTCGCTACTATGGGACGCCGCTTGGAGACTCGGTGTCCCTCGGCATTCACGAGAGCCAATCCAGAATGTGGGAGAATTGTGTCGGACGGTCTCGGGCGTTCTGGAGATTTTTCTATCCCATTCTGCAGCAGACCTTTCACCATCAGCTACGCGCGGTCGATTTGGAATCCTTCTATGCGGCTATCAACCGAGTCAAACCCTCGTACATCCGGGTGGAAGCCGATGAACTGACATATAACTTACACATCATGCTTCGAGTGGAAATCGAACAGGAACTCATCGAGGGCAGGGCCAAGCCGGAAGAACTTCCCGCGTTATGGAATCAGAAGATGGAGTCTTATCTGGGAATTACTCCTCCGACCGACGCCGAAGGGGTGCTGCAGGATGTGCATTGGTCATTCGGCGCATTCGGCTATTTCCCCACCTATACGCTGGGGAACCTCTACGCCGTTCAGTTTTACGACCAAGCCCGGCAAGAGATTCCTCACCTGGAAGAAGAGATCGCGGCAGGTCAACTCATGATCCTTCGGCGCTGGCTAGAACAGAAGATCCATCGTTGGGGACGCATGTACACTCCGGAGCGCCTCGCTCAGCGCGTCACAGGCACCAGCATCAGCCCCGAACCGTTTCTGCATTATCTGGAGCGAAAGTACGGCGAATTATATCAACTTCGCGACTGA
- a CDS encoding O-methyltransferase, which translates to MGNIVSADIEAYAQAHSIPESAVCADLRRETERTMKDSRMLVGPLEGAFLKMMAGLVGAKEVLEIGMFTGYSALCFAEAIPSDGHVVTCEIDERSAALGRGFIDRSPHGQKIQIRMGPALDTMRELSGPFDVIFIDADKTNYANYYRRALELISPRGVILIDNVLWDGEVLKQPSLDERTAAIQELNRLVADDQKVYAVLVTVRDGLLVVRPA; encoded by the coding sequence ATGGGCAACATCGTTTCCGCAGACATTGAAGCCTATGCCCAAGCGCATTCGATTCCGGAATCCGCAGTCTGCGCCGACTTGCGGCGGGAGACGGAGCGAACGATGAAGGATTCTCGGATGCTGGTCGGACCGTTGGAGGGTGCGTTTCTAAAAATGATGGCTGGGCTGGTCGGGGCCAAAGAGGTTCTGGAGATCGGTATGTTTACCGGGTACAGTGCGCTCTGTTTTGCGGAAGCAATCCCGTCGGACGGACATGTCGTTACATGCGAGATCGACGAGCGGTCAGCTGCCCTTGGCAGAGGGTTTATCGACCGGTCCCCGCACGGACAGAAGATTCAGATTCGTATGGGGCCGGCATTGGATACGATGCGAGAGCTGAGCGGTCCCTTTGATGTTATTTTCATCGATGCGGACAAGACGAACTATGCCAATTACTATCGTCGCGCATTGGAACTGATATCGCCCAGGGGTGTGATCTTGATCGACAACGTGCTGTGGGATGGAGAAGTTCTGAAGCAACCGTCCCTTGACGAGAGGACCGCCGCCATTCAGGAACTGAACCGTCTAGTTGCTGACGATCAGAAGGTGTACGCCGTTCTCGTAACGGTCAGAGACGGCTTGCTTGTGGTACGCCCGGCCTGA
- a CDS encoding multidrug efflux SMR transporter, whose amino-acid sequence MMLSLWCLAMALKTSPVGTGYAIWTGIGAAGTAILGIMLFDESQDGFRILSIAVIISGIIGLKLSS is encoded by the coding sequence ATGATGTTGAGCCTGTGGTGCCTGGCCATGGCCTTGAAGACGAGTCCCGTCGGGACGGGCTATGCCATATGGACGGGGATTGGCGCGGCGGGAACAGCCATCCTCGGCATCATGCTTTTCGATGAATCACAAGACGGATTCAGAATCCTGAGCATCGCCGTTATTATTTCCGGCATCATCGGGCTGAAGCTTTCTTCCTGA
- a CDS encoding heme-binding protein, which produces MDGHLTDHTRTMWLRNGLICGILTFGLGPVPVSAEDLPKETVLPAALAMKAVQSALDKCTKDGYRVSVAVVDRAGVLRSLIRGDGAGPHTVESSVKKAYTAASLRTPTGDMAEMVSKMPVAQGLRDMSDKILILGGGLPIDFGGEVLGGIGVGGAPGGHLDAACAQAGLDSIGAVQKVPAGK; this is translated from the coding sequence ATGGATGGCCATTTGACCGATCACACTCGCACAATGTGGCTGAGGAACGGGCTGATATGCGGAATTCTCACGTTTGGCTTGGGACCGGTGCCTGTTTCCGCCGAGGATTTGCCAAAAGAGACGGTGCTGCCCGCCGCTCTTGCCATGAAAGCGGTTCAATCCGCCCTCGACAAGTGCACAAAAGACGGATACCGAGTGAGCGTCGCGGTTGTCGACCGCGCCGGCGTGTTGCGGTCACTGATCCGGGGCGACGGCGCCGGACCCCACACCGTCGAAAGCAGCGTAAAAAAGGCCTATACGGCGGCCAGCCTGCGAACGCCAACGGGGGACATGGCTGAAATGGTATCGAAGATGCCAGTAGCGCAGGGTCTAAGGGATATGAGCGATAAAATCTTGATCCTGGGCGGCGGGCTGCCAATCGACTTCGGCGGCGAAGTCTTGGGAGGCATCGGCGTCGGCGGAGCACCGGGTGGTCACTTGGACGCCGCTTGCGCGCAGGCCGGTCTGGACAGCATCGGCGCCGTTCAGAAAGTCCCCGCGGGGAAATGA
- a CDS encoding efflux RND transporter permease subunit, with translation MLSSILALSLRQRVLVVALSCILAVGGIYAFRTIAIDAFPDVTTVLVQIVTKVPGLSPAEVERFVTFPLELQLMGAPGLTDIRSFSKVGLSMITVVFRDDIDIYLARQVVLERVLEVQELLPPGSSSQLVPNTTGLGEVYQFYLEGPRDNDPGFVLTDEDLMERRTLEDWVVRPILKGLSDVVDVNSMGGFVKQYQVLVEPGLLRKYDLALHDVFDAVAKNNANAGGNILEKNAEKYVVRGVGLIKTLSDIENIVVKQVRGTPVYVRDVAEVRIGHAVRHGASVLNGQREVVTGIVLMLRGGNARDVVQSIKDKVDEIHQKNILPGGLRIVPFYDRIELITAALGTVYKALLEGIVLVMVILFLFLGNVRSALIVTATLIVTPLVTFIIMDQVGLTANLMSLGGLVIAIGMMVDGSVVVVENAYRHLSEKRDSQHSKTDVIIEAVTEVGQPVVFGILIIILVFMPILTLQGMEGKMFQPLAYTIIIALVVSLVFSLTLSPVLCSLAMKGGSEDDTFLLRGAKRIYIPTLRWALQHRVAVLLIAVILMGGSLCLFPFLGGEFIPVLNEAAITPQTIRYPSIALDKSIEIEKEMQRAVLEFPEVRMVVSKIGRSELGNDPQEPNASDPVVTLYPMDQWKTAATKSKLDDAIRKRIEKVAGANFLLSQPIQQRVDELLSGVRSEATVKIIGEDLNVLRNTAEKVQTIMKSIRGVGDVRVEQLFGQTYLTIDIDRAKIARHGINVAHVQEIITTAIGQEAATRVYEGQKRFDLTFRYPEKYRDSVQTISDILLTSATGALIPLGDLATVELREGPSLISREGLQRRIYVGFNTQDRDIESIVAEAQAKIAQEIKLPAGYHFAWGGSFENMQRAMARLRVIVPITIGLIFLLLFASFNTVRHAALIIMNLPFAMIGGIVALWLTGEYLSVPASVGFINLFGVAVLNGIVLVSYLNKLRDEGLSGDDVIMKGCLLRLRPVLMTALVALLGLVPLAFAHGIGSEVQRPLAVVVIGGLVSSTLLTLVVLPVLYRWVEGQVEPPGMVRKGSGALTDERRNGEERSQDAPPLVPHRPQTHPG, from the coding sequence ATGCTCTCGTCTATTCTGGCCCTCTCCCTTCGTCAACGGGTCTTAGTCGTCGCCTTGTCGTGCATCCTCGCCGTCGGCGGTATCTACGCATTCCGTACGATCGCCATCGACGCCTTTCCCGACGTCACCACGGTTCTCGTTCAAATCGTCACCAAAGTACCGGGTCTGTCCCCCGCCGAGGTCGAGCGTTTCGTGACCTTTCCTCTGGAGCTCCAACTGATGGGGGCTCCCGGCCTGACGGATATCCGATCGTTCTCTAAAGTCGGCCTCTCCATGATCACCGTGGTGTTTCGCGACGATATCGACATTTATCTTGCGCGGCAGGTCGTGCTTGAACGGGTCCTCGAAGTTCAGGAACTCCTCCCCCCCGGCTCCTCGTCCCAGTTAGTCCCGAACACGACAGGGTTGGGAGAGGTCTACCAGTTCTACCTGGAAGGACCTCGCGACAACGATCCGGGTTTCGTCCTGACGGACGAGGACTTGATGGAACGGAGAACCCTGGAGGACTGGGTGGTCAGACCCATCCTGAAAGGACTGTCGGACGTGGTCGATGTCAATTCCATGGGAGGCTTCGTCAAACAATATCAGGTGTTGGTCGAGCCGGGGCTTCTCAGAAAATACGATCTCGCGCTGCATGACGTGTTCGATGCCGTCGCAAAAAACAACGCGAATGCCGGCGGGAATATCCTCGAAAAGAACGCCGAAAAGTACGTCGTGCGGGGCGTGGGCCTCATCAAAACGTTGAGTGACATCGAAAACATCGTTGTGAAACAAGTGCGCGGGACCCCGGTCTACGTTCGCGATGTCGCCGAGGTGCGTATCGGGCACGCCGTTCGGCACGGAGCGTCGGTGCTGAACGGACAACGGGAAGTGGTCACGGGAATCGTACTGATGCTTCGAGGCGGCAACGCCAGAGACGTGGTGCAGTCGATCAAGGACAAGGTCGACGAAATTCATCAGAAGAATATCCTGCCGGGAGGATTGCGTATCGTCCCGTTCTACGACCGAATCGAACTCATCACGGCGGCGCTCGGCACGGTCTACAAGGCTCTGCTCGAAGGCATCGTATTGGTCATGGTCATCCTCTTTCTCTTCCTGGGAAATGTTCGGAGTGCGCTGATCGTGACCGCCACGCTGATTGTCACCCCGTTGGTGACCTTCATCATCATGGACCAAGTCGGGCTCACGGCGAACCTGATGTCGCTTGGGGGTTTGGTGATCGCGATCGGCATGATGGTGGACGGATCGGTGGTGGTGGTCGAGAATGCGTACCGTCATCTCTCCGAAAAAAGGGATTCCCAACACAGCAAGACCGACGTCATTATCGAAGCGGTCACTGAGGTCGGCCAGCCGGTCGTGTTCGGCATTCTCATCATCATTCTGGTCTTCATGCCGATCCTGACGTTGCAAGGCATGGAAGGCAAAATGTTCCAGCCGCTGGCCTACACGATCATCATCGCTCTCGTGGTTTCCCTGGTGTTTTCGCTGACCCTGTCGCCCGTCCTCTGCTCGCTGGCGATGAAGGGAGGCAGCGAAGACGATACGTTCCTGCTCAGAGGCGCCAAGCGCATCTATATTCCGACCTTGCGCTGGGCGCTCCAGCATCGCGTCGCCGTGCTCCTTATCGCGGTCATTCTGATGGGCGGCAGCCTGTGTCTCTTTCCTTTTCTCGGGGGAGAATTCATTCCTGTCCTGAATGAGGCGGCCATCACGCCGCAGACCATCCGCTACCCGAGCATCGCGCTGGACAAGTCCATCGAGATCGAAAAAGAAATGCAGAGAGCGGTGCTCGAATTTCCCGAAGTCCGTATGGTGGTTTCGAAAATCGGACGGTCAGAATTGGGGAATGATCCGCAGGAGCCTAACGCCAGCGATCCGGTCGTCACCTTGTACCCGATGGACCAATGGAAAACGGCCGCTACCAAATCAAAATTGGACGATGCCATCAGAAAACGGATTGAAAAGGTCGCGGGGGCGAACTTTCTCCTGAGCCAACCCATCCAGCAGCGAGTCGATGAATTGCTCTCAGGGGTCCGGTCGGAGGCGACGGTCAAGATCATCGGCGAGGATTTGAATGTCCTGAGAAATACCGCCGAAAAAGTGCAGACCATCATGAAGTCGATACGAGGGGTCGGGGACGTACGCGTCGAACAACTGTTCGGACAGACGTACCTCACGATTGATATCGATCGCGCGAAGATCGCCAGACACGGCATTAATGTCGCCCATGTGCAGGAGATCATTACGACGGCGATCGGCCAGGAGGCTGCGACGCGGGTCTACGAAGGACAAAAACGGTTCGATTTGACCTTTCGTTATCCCGAGAAATATCGCGACAGTGTCCAGACCATCAGCGACATATTACTCACTTCGGCCACCGGGGCGCTGATTCCACTTGGAGATCTCGCCACGGTCGAGTTGCGCGAAGGCCCTTCTTTGATCAGCCGGGAAGGTCTGCAAAGAAGAATTTACGTCGGCTTCAACACTCAGGACCGCGACATCGAAAGCATCGTGGCGGAAGCGCAAGCCAAAATCGCGCAAGAGATCAAGTTGCCCGCCGGCTACCATTTTGCCTGGGGGGGGTCATTTGAAAACATGCAGCGCGCGATGGCTCGTTTGCGAGTCATCGTGCCGATTACGATCGGGCTCATCTTCCTGCTGTTGTTCGCCTCATTCAATACCGTCCGGCATGCCGCGCTCATCATCATGAACCTCCCCTTTGCCATGATCGGAGGCATCGTGGCGCTCTGGCTGACCGGGGAATATCTCAGCGTGCCGGCTTCCGTAGGGTTCATCAATTTGTTCGGAGTAGCGGTACTAAACGGTATCGTCCTCGTCTCCTATCTCAACAAGCTCCGTGACGAAGGGCTGAGCGGCGACGATGTGATTATGAAAGGCTGTCTGCTGCGCTTGCGGCCCGTCCTCATGACCGCTTTGGTCGCCCTGCTTGGATTGGTTCCGCTGGCATTCGCTCATGGGATAGGATCCGAAGTCCAACGTCCGCTTGCTGTTGTGGTCATCGGCGGCTTGGTCAGTTCAACGTTGCTGACACTGGTCGTCCTTCCAGTTCTGTATCGATGGGTGGAGGGACAGGTTGAACCGCCGGGTATGGTCAGGAAGGGTTCCGGTGCGCTGACTGACGAGAGAAGGAACGGCGAGGAACGTTCTCAGGATGCACCTCCGCTGGTCCCTCATCGTCCGCAGACTCATCCCGGATAA
- a CDS encoding efflux RND transporter periplasmic adaptor subunit has protein sequence MNRGIIGVFFLLLTAGCDAPPTGDASTKPASPESSQYIARLTPEEVASAGLEIHTVARGEFRTHRDFPGTVVPNQHALAEITTLVRGRVVDVYADLGQQVKAGDLLAMLYSGDLGIAQSAYLKANARLYVAEQSYERAKMLLAEKVIGLAEAQKRKGEMLSLRAEKREARDRLELYGMSEEQIRRLERDNTIRSYVPIMAPFDGRIILRNLTKGEVVETTEKLFTVADLSEVWVLANIPEKDIPYIHQDNSPVKQSVEVLVNAYPNRIFHGTITYVGDVLDVATRTMNLRLELANQDKKLKPEMFATIRVYSDPEPNALAVPEAAVQRDRDRRFVFVQRDAQSFEARDVSLGESNGRDVKITDGLREGEQIVVKGAFVLKSELLGEQI, from the coding sequence GTGAATCGAGGCATCATTGGTGTCTTCTTCCTCCTCCTGACGGCTGGCTGCGATGCTCCGCCCACTGGTGATGCATCCACGAAACCAGCAAGCCCCGAGTCGTCTCAATACATTGCTCGCCTGACGCCTGAGGAGGTGGCCAGCGCCGGCTTGGAAATTCACACGGTGGCGAGAGGAGAGTTCCGGACACACCGGGACTTTCCTGGAACCGTTGTGCCGAATCAGCATGCGCTGGCTGAGATCACCACATTGGTTCGGGGACGAGTCGTGGACGTCTACGCTGACTTGGGACAGCAGGTCAAGGCCGGCGATCTGTTGGCCATGTTGTATAGCGGAGACCTAGGGATTGCGCAGTCGGCATACTTGAAAGCGAACGCGAGACTCTATGTGGCGGAGCAGTCCTACGAGCGGGCCAAAATGCTGCTTGCCGAAAAAGTCATCGGATTGGCGGAAGCGCAAAAGCGGAAGGGCGAGATGCTCAGTTTGCGCGCGGAAAAACGTGAGGCACGCGACCGATTGGAGTTGTACGGCATGTCCGAGGAGCAAATCCGGCGTCTGGAACGGGACAATACGATCCGGTCCTACGTGCCGATCATGGCGCCGTTCGACGGCCGGATCATCCTCCGGAATCTGACCAAAGGCGAAGTGGTGGAAACCACCGAAAAGCTGTTCACGGTCGCCGATCTCTCCGAAGTGTGGGTCTTGGCCAATATCCCTGAAAAGGACATCCCGTATATTCATCAGGATAATTCTCCGGTGAAACAATCGGTCGAAGTACTTGTCAATGCCTATCCGAATCGGATCTTCCATGGGACCATCACCTACGTGGGAGACGTGCTGGACGTCGCCACCCGCACCATGAACCTGCGACTGGAATTGGCCAATCAAGACAAAAAACTCAAGCCGGAAATGTTTGCCACCATTCGCGTCTATTCTGACCCGGAACCCAATGCTCTGGCTGTACCGGAAGCAGCCGTGCAGCGCGACCGGGACCGGCGGTTCGTCTTTGTACAACGTGACGCCCAGTCCTTCGAAGCGCGGGACGTCAGCCTGGGCGAATCGAACGGACGGGATGTCAAAATCACTGATGGGTTGCGCGAAGGAGAGCAGATCGTGGTCAAGGGCGCGTTCGTCTTGAAATCCGAACTCCTCGGCGAACAAATCTGA